In Brienomyrus brachyistius isolate T26 unplaced genomic scaffold, BBRACH_0.4 scaffold169, whole genome shotgun sequence, the following are encoded in one genomic region:
- the LOC125728138 gene encoding cytohesin-2-like: MDLSPEKHSELEDIRLRKGALLLEIQRLREALREALMEVEVLESSTKRSQILEKNRHVAMGRKKFNMDPKKGILFMVQNNLLRHTSEDIAQLLYKGEGLNKTAIGDYLGERDDFNIQVLQTFLGLHEFAGFNLVQALRQFLWSFRLPGEAQKIDRMMEAFAQRYCQCNPGVFQNIDTCYVLSFSIIMLNTSLYNPNVRDKPSVDRFISMNRGINDGGNLPDDLLRNLYKSIKNEPFKIPEDNGNNAFFNPDREGWLFKMGGGRVNTWKRRWFILMDNCLYYFKHTTDKKPRVIIPLENLSIREVKDLRKPNCFELYIPNNSRQLMKACKTEADGRLGEGNHVVYRISAPTPEEKDKWIQSITAAVSTDPFYEMLSVRKKRLNK; encoded by the coding sequence atggacctgagtccagagaagcactctgaacttgaggacatccggctgaggaaaggagcccttctgctggagatccagaggctgcgggaggcgctgagagaggccctcatggaagtggaggtccttgaatccagcaccaaacgcagccaaatcttagaaaagaataggcatgtcgccatgggaagaaagaaattcaacatggaccctaagaagggtatcctgttcatggtacaaaacaatcttctccggcacacgtctgaggacatcgcccagctcctatacaagggagaggggctgaacaaaacagccattggggattacctgggtgagagagacgacttcaatatccaagtcctccaaacatttcttgggcttcatgaattcgcagggttcaacctggtacaggctctcaggcagttcctctggagtttccgtctgccaggagaagcacaaaagattgacaggatgatggaggcctttgcgcagaggtactgtcaatgtaatcctggagtcttccagaacattgacacctgctatgtactttcattttccataatcatgctaaacactagcctttataatccaaatgtgagagacaagcccagtgtggacaggttcatctccatgaatcgaggaatcaatgatggaggcaacctgccagatgatctcctccgaaatctttataagagcataaagaatgagccattcaagattcctgaagacaatgggaacaatgccttcttcaaccctgacagagagggttggctcttcaaaatgggaggaggacgggtgaaTACATGGAAAAGGaggtggttcatcctgatggataactgcctttactactttaaacatactacggataagaaacccagggtgatcattccgctggagaatctgagcatccgtgaggtgaaggatctcaggaagcctaactgctttgaactgtacatccctaacaacagcagacagctgatgaaagcctgcaaaacggagGCAGACGGCCGCCTGGGAGAGGGaaatcatgtggtgtaccgcatctcggcgccaacccctgaggagaaggacaagtggatacagagcatcactgctgctgtgagcactgaccctttttatgagatgctgtcagtaagaaaaaaacggctgaataaataa